From a region of the Geothrix sp. 21YS21S-2 genome:
- a CDS encoding branched-chain amino acid aminotransferase, translating into MTALSTSNTARFDIQLAREPLSPEERTKRMQNPGFGKVFTEHMVVIPYSEELGWGKGVLKPYGPIVLDPAASVLHYGQAIFEGFKAYRQPDGHVKTFRPESNAHRFNASARRLAMPELPVDLFVEAADLLIRQEKDWVPNAIGESLYMRPFMIATEAALGVKASKEYLFILIASPAGAYFPQGVKPVTVWISENYVRAAPGGTGSAKCAGNYAASLVAQTEAKAEGCDQVVWLDAVHRRYIEEMGGMNIFFVYKEGGETIVVTPVLTGTLLPGITRLSLLDMAKKLGFRAEERRISVDDWRDALLEGRMTEAFACGTAAVITPIGTVKSAHGEWQINRGETGPVASQLREALLNLQHGVDPDTNGWMHQVC; encoded by the coding sequence ATGACCGCCCTCTCCACCTCCAACACCGCGCGCTTCGACATCCAGCTCGCCCGGGAACCCCTGTCGCCGGAGGAGCGGACCAAGCGCATGCAGAACCCGGGGTTCGGCAAGGTCTTCACCGAGCACATGGTGGTCATCCCCTACAGCGAGGAGCTGGGCTGGGGCAAGGGCGTGCTGAAGCCCTACGGCCCCATCGTCCTGGACCCCGCCGCCAGCGTCCTGCACTACGGCCAGGCGATCTTCGAGGGCTTCAAGGCGTACCGGCAGCCCGACGGCCACGTCAAGACCTTCCGCCCCGAGTCCAACGCCCACCGCTTCAACGCCTCCGCCCGCCGCCTGGCCATGCCCGAGCTGCCCGTGGACCTCTTCGTGGAAGCCGCGGACCTCCTGATCCGCCAGGAGAAGGACTGGGTCCCCAACGCCATCGGCGAGAGCCTCTACATGCGCCCCTTCATGATCGCCACCGAGGCGGCCCTGGGCGTCAAGGCCTCCAAGGAGTATCTCTTCATCCTCATCGCCTCCCCCGCCGGCGCGTACTTCCCCCAGGGCGTCAAGCCCGTGACCGTGTGGATCTCCGAGAACTACGTCCGCGCCGCGCCCGGCGGCACCGGCTCCGCCAAGTGCGCCGGCAACTACGCCGCCAGCCTCGTGGCCCAGACCGAGGCCAAGGCCGAGGGCTGCGACCAGGTGGTGTGGCTCGACGCCGTGCACCGCCGCTACATCGAGGAGATGGGCGGCATGAACATCTTCTTCGTGTACAAGGAAGGCGGCGAGACGATCGTGGTCACCCCCGTGCTCACCGGCACCCTGCTGCCCGGCATCACCCGCCTGAGCCTCCTGGACATGGCCAAGAAGCTGGGCTTCCGGGCCGAGGAGCGCCGGATCTCCGTGGACGACTGGCGCGACGCCCTCCTGGAAGGCCGCATGACCGAGGCCTTCGCCTGCGGCACCGCCGCCGTCATCACGCCCATCGGCACCGTGAAATCCGCCCACGGCGAGTGGCAGATCAACCGCGGCGAGACCGGTCCCGTGGCCTCCCAGCTGCGCGAAGCCCTGCTGAACCTGCAGCACGGCGTGGACCCCGACACCAACGGCTGGATGCACCAGGTCTGCTAG
- the xseB gene encoding exodeoxyribonuclease VII small subunit: MTNPTPSFDDGLDRLEALVQRLEAGNLGLEEALQQFEEGVGLSRTLQQQLAAAQRRVEVLKQGLGGEYRAEPLEGEQA, encoded by the coding sequence ATGACGAATCCGACCCCCTCCTTCGACGACGGACTGGACCGGCTGGAGGCCCTGGTGCAGCGGCTGGAAGCCGGGAACCTCGGCCTGGAGGAGGCCCTCCAGCAGTTCGAGGAGGGGGTCGGCCTGAGCCGGACCCTCCAGCAGCAGCTGGCCGCGGCCCAGCGGCGGGTGGAGGTGCTCAAGCAGGGCCTGGGCGGGGAGTACCGCGCCGAGCCCCTGGAAGGGGAGCAGGCTTGA
- a CDS encoding PLP-dependent aminotransferase family protein, which yields MIPTAPLNPGAASPLYLQLQRTLRSLIQANEWNPGMRLPAVPDLALRFKVHRLTVLKALAGLKRTGWVQTVTGRGSFVSDYLPEAPALLDPDIFPFQGSSLRVREDELGPWLGDTLEAAQNRSLVSFSAAFPPTDLLPGDALRRLYTRTMKELDAEAWVYAAPAGHPSYLSGVAGWLRDEGEPVPPGWGIRSIPGSQAGLALVLESLTIPGDRVLVESPCYVGALALIRTLGREAVPVPVDRNGLNPDRLASLLQKGDAKFLFTVPTFHNPTGMTLSRARRERILALTRAHGVTVVEDDTYGDLRFIGGRTPSFRSLPGAEHVIHLGSFSKSVAAGLRLGYIIAPDAVLRRLALVQEVHTIALPTLSQAVMGHFLDSGGFRRHLVRIRKALRERRDAMLEAIQASFPRDAEVTEPKGGMHLWVVLPEDVSALDLHREAISHGLGFAPGPLFFPDGRGTNCLRLNFSTHAPSVTREAIERLGGLIHARPGVSTPKELP from the coding sequence ATGATCCCCACGGCCCCCCTGAATCCCGGTGCAGCCAGTCCCCTCTATCTGCAGCTGCAGCGTACCCTGCGTTCGCTCATCCAGGCCAACGAGTGGAACCCGGGCATGCGGCTCCCGGCGGTGCCGGATCTGGCCCTGCGGTTCAAGGTGCACCGCCTGACCGTGCTCAAGGCCCTGGCGGGGCTCAAGCGCACGGGGTGGGTGCAGACCGTCACGGGCCGGGGCAGCTTCGTGAGCGACTACCTGCCGGAGGCGCCCGCCCTGCTGGATCCCGACATCTTCCCCTTCCAGGGCTCCTCCCTGCGGGTGCGGGAGGACGAGCTGGGCCCCTGGCTGGGCGACACGCTGGAGGCGGCCCAGAACCGCAGCCTGGTGAGCTTTTCCGCAGCCTTCCCCCCCACGGACCTGCTGCCGGGCGACGCCCTCCGCCGGCTGTACACGCGCACCATGAAGGAACTCGACGCCGAGGCCTGGGTGTACGCCGCCCCCGCGGGCCACCCGTCCTACCTCTCCGGGGTCGCCGGGTGGCTGCGGGACGAGGGGGAACCCGTTCCCCCGGGCTGGGGCATCCGCTCCATCCCCGGTTCCCAGGCCGGCCTGGCCCTGGTGCTGGAATCGCTGACCATCCCCGGCGACCGGGTGCTGGTGGAGAGCCCCTGCTACGTGGGGGCCCTGGCCCTCATCCGCACCCTGGGCCGCGAGGCGGTTCCCGTGCCGGTGGACCGCAACGGCCTGAACCCCGACCGGCTCGCCTCCCTCCTGCAGAAGGGCGACGCGAAGTTCCTCTTCACGGTGCCCACCTTCCACAATCCCACCGGCATGACCCTCTCTCGCGCGCGGCGGGAGCGGATCCTCGCGCTCACCCGCGCCCACGGCGTCACGGTGGTGGAGGACGACACCTACGGGGACCTCCGCTTCATCGGCGGGCGCACGCCGAGCTTCCGGAGCCTGCCGGGGGCCGAGCACGTCATCCACCTGGGCAGCTTCTCCAAGTCCGTGGCCGCGGGCCTGCGCCTGGGCTACATCATCGCCCCCGACGCCGTCCTGCGCCGGCTGGCCCTGGTGCAGGAGGTGCACACCATCGCCCTGCCCACCCTCTCCCAGGCCGTGATGGGCCACTTCCTGGACTCCGGCGGGTTCCGGCGCCACCTGGTGCGGATCCGCAAGGCCCTCCGGGAGCGCCGGGACGCCATGCTGGAGGCCATCCAGGCCAGTTTCCCCCGGGACGCCGAAGTCACCGAGCCCAAGGGCGGCATGCACCTCTGGGTGGTGCTCCCCGAGGACGTCTCGGCCCTCGATCTCCATCGCGAAGCCATCTCCCACGGGCTGGGCTTCGCCCCGGGTCCTCTCTTCTTTCCGGATGGGCGGGGCACCAACTGCCTTCGCCTCAACTTCTCAACCCATGCGCCGAGCGTGACCCGCGAAGCCATCGAGCGCCTGGGCGGGCTCATCCATGCCCGCCCCGGCGTCTCAACCCCGAAGGAGCTCCCATGA
- the dxs gene encoding 1-deoxy-D-xylulose-5-phosphate synthase yields MSRQPLLDSVTAPQQIQHFSLIQMEQLALELRQFLIDSISVTGGHFSSNLGTVELTVALMHHFDFLVDRIVWDVGHQAYPYKILTGRKDRFPTLRKHGGLSGFLKREESVYDHFGAGHASTSISAALGMAQARDLLGQDFSSIAVIGDGSMTAGMAFEGLNQAGFLETRKFMVILNDNDMSINPNVGSLQGYLNQMINGQYYNRWRDRIEYAIKAIPVASVSKRLAKVAKWSEESFKRIAVPGLLFEDLGLKYIGPVNGHDVAALLRGLGEAKERMAEGPVLLHVQTKKGFGYDPAVKDPLKWHGVTAFDAEAGEIRKAPVDPAKPAMPSYTSVFGTTLTELARKDPKIVAVTAAMLDGTGLNIFQKAHPTRCFDVGIAEQHAVTFGAGLACQGLRPVVAIYSTFLQRGFDQVLHDVCLQNLPVTFAMDRGGIVGADGPTHHGLYDLSFLRCMPNIVIMAPKDENELRQMLFTAIYSNRPAALRYPRGNALGVPLQDPIAALPIGKGELLREGSDLLLVALGTLVAPAEALAQRLAAEGISCAVINARFVKPLDGDLISHWSRKVRGVVALEEGCAPGGFTAAVAELLADQGILRPLLRCAVPDHIVHHGDQALLLDEEGLSPRALYERIVDFHRKLPIQLPSSQAAN; encoded by the coding sequence GTGAGCCGGCAACCCCTCCTCGATTCCGTCACGGCGCCCCAGCAGATCCAGCATTTCTCCCTGATCCAGATGGAACAGCTGGCCCTGGAGCTGCGCCAGTTCCTCATCGACTCCATCAGCGTCACCGGAGGCCACTTCAGCTCCAACCTGGGCACGGTGGAGCTCACCGTGGCCCTCATGCACCACTTCGACTTCCTCGTGGACCGCATCGTGTGGGACGTGGGCCACCAGGCCTACCCGTACAAGATCCTCACGGGCCGCAAGGACCGCTTCCCCACCCTGCGCAAGCACGGGGGGCTGTCGGGCTTCCTCAAGCGCGAGGAGAGCGTCTACGACCACTTCGGCGCCGGGCACGCCAGCACCTCCATCTCGGCGGCCCTGGGCATGGCCCAGGCCCGGGACCTGCTGGGCCAGGACTTCTCCAGCATCGCCGTCATCGGCGACGGCTCCATGACCGCGGGCATGGCCTTCGAGGGCCTCAACCAGGCCGGGTTCCTGGAGACGCGCAAGTTCATGGTGATCCTCAACGACAACGACATGAGCATCAACCCCAACGTGGGTTCGCTCCAGGGCTACCTGAACCAGATGATCAACGGCCAGTACTACAACCGCTGGCGGGACCGCATCGAGTACGCCATCAAGGCCATCCCCGTGGCCAGCGTCAGCAAGCGCCTGGCCAAGGTCGCCAAGTGGAGCGAGGAATCCTTCAAGCGCATCGCGGTGCCGGGGCTGCTCTTCGAGGACCTGGGCCTGAAGTACATCGGCCCGGTCAACGGCCACGACGTGGCGGCCCTCCTGCGCGGCCTGGGCGAGGCCAAGGAGCGCATGGCCGAGGGTCCCGTGCTCCTCCACGTGCAGACCAAGAAGGGCTTCGGCTACGACCCCGCCGTGAAGGACCCCCTCAAGTGGCATGGCGTCACCGCCTTCGACGCCGAGGCCGGGGAGATCCGCAAGGCCCCCGTGGACCCCGCGAAGCCGGCGATGCCCTCGTACACGAGCGTGTTCGGCACGACCCTCACGGAGCTGGCCCGCAAGGACCCCAAGATCGTCGCCGTCACCGCCGCCATGCTGGACGGCACGGGCCTGAACATCTTCCAGAAGGCTCACCCCACGCGCTGCTTCGACGTGGGCATCGCCGAGCAGCACGCCGTCACCTTCGGCGCGGGCCTGGCCTGCCAGGGCCTCCGGCCCGTGGTGGCCATCTATTCCACCTTCCTGCAGCGGGGCTTCGACCAGGTGCTGCACGACGTGTGCCTGCAGAACCTGCCCGTGACCTTCGCCATGGACCGGGGAGGCATCGTGGGCGCCGACGGCCCCACCCACCACGGCCTCTACGACCTGTCCTTCCTGCGGTGCATGCCCAACATCGTCATCATGGCCCCCAAGGACGAGAACGAGCTCCGCCAGATGCTGTTCACCGCCATCTACAGCAACCGCCCCGCGGCCCTGCGCTACCCCCGGGGCAACGCGCTGGGGGTGCCGCTCCAGGATCCCATCGCCGCCCTGCCCATCGGCAAGGGGGAGCTCCTCCGGGAGGGAAGCGACCTCCTGCTGGTGGCCCTGGGCACCCTGGTGGCGCCGGCCGAGGCCCTGGCCCAGCGGCTCGCCGCGGAGGGGATTTCCTGCGCCGTCATCAACGCGCGCTTCGTCAAGCCCCTGGACGGGGACCTCATCAGCCACTGGAGCCGCAAGGTCCGGGGCGTCGTGGCCCTGGAGGAGGGTTGCGCCCCGGGCGGCTTCACGGCGGCCGTGGCCGAGCTCCTGGCGGACCAGGGCATCCTCCGGCCCCTGCTCCGCTGCGCCGTGCCGGACCACATCGTCCATCACGGGGACCAGGCGCTGCTCCTGGACGAAGAGGGCCTGAGCCCCCGAGCCCTATATGAACGAATCGTTGATTTCCATCGGAAACTACCGATCCAACTGCCTTCCAGCCAGGCTGCAAATTAA
- a CDS encoding polyprenyl synthetase family protein, with product MTLPAPQQVKADLDRLLPLFESRYLLPFAQGEAANLALAMTYSLQAGGKRIRPVLCMLAAEAVGARAEAALPCAVALEYIHTYSLIHDDLPAMDDDDLRRGKPTCHVAFGEGPAILAGDGLLTEAFTVLASDADLPPSRRVEAIRVLGEAAGWRGMVGGQALDLEGEARTRGADPVSLAELQVIHRLKTGALLRASLELGAIAGAAAPEERAALREAGEALGLAFQIQDDILDATSTQEAMGKRVGKDEGKGKITYPLLLGLAGARNALREATERAQCQLLSLPNPHSLTALATYLAGRSA from the coding sequence TTGACCCTCCCGGCGCCCCAGCAGGTCAAGGCGGATCTCGACCGCCTCCTCCCCCTCTTCGAGTCCCGCTACCTCCTGCCCTTCGCCCAGGGCGAGGCCGCCAACCTGGCCCTGGCCATGACCTACAGCCTCCAGGCCGGCGGCAAGCGCATCCGGCCCGTGCTGTGCATGCTGGCCGCCGAGGCCGTGGGCGCCAGGGCCGAGGCGGCCCTGCCCTGTGCCGTGGCGCTGGAGTACATCCACACCTACTCGCTCATCCACGACGACCTTCCGGCCATGGACGACGACGACCTCCGCCGGGGCAAGCCCACGTGCCACGTGGCCTTCGGCGAGGGGCCGGCCATTCTGGCGGGCGATGGCCTCCTCACCGAGGCCTTCACGGTCCTGGCCTCCGATGCCGACCTCCCTCCCTCCCGTCGGGTGGAGGCCATCCGGGTGCTGGGGGAGGCCGCGGGCTGGCGCGGCATGGTGGGCGGCCAGGCCCTGGACCTGGAGGGCGAGGCCCGCACCCGGGGCGCCGATCCCGTGAGCCTGGCCGAACTGCAGGTCATCCACCGCCTGAAGACCGGGGCCCTGCTCCGGGCCTCCCTGGAGCTGGGCGCCATCGCGGGCGCCGCCGCCCCGGAGGAGCGGGCCGCCCTGCGGGAGGCCGGAGAAGCCCTGGGGCTCGCCTTCCAGATCCAGGACGACATCCTCGACGCCACCTCCACCCAGGAAGCCATGGGGAAGCGGGTTGGCAAAGACGAGGGCAAGGGTAAAATCACCTACCCCCTGCTGCTCGGGCTCGCTGGAGCCCGCAACGCCTTGCGGGAGGCCACCGAGCGTGCCCAATGTCAGCTACTATCGCTTCCGAATCCGCATTCCCTGACGGCCTTGGCCACGTACTTGGCGGGGCGCAGCGCGTGA
- a CDS encoding DUF4412 domain-containing protein, with product MRLRLVLALAATLVCGALAAADLTITFNSVAKGMMGAGGTSTEVHYYSSEFNMVRNEKDRRDTLVDFKNGISYTIDHKKKLISKMSFEDALAALDALNAAQPEGMGAMMGAMFGDPNDFKVDKVGPETVAGRSCTAWNIKVGKLVMALSADPTLKMPIPDAAYMKMVQSRAAQFAKAGPMGASFKRLYEEMAKIKGIPLKTHMTGMMGMDVATEATKIEQGPVPAATFALPADYRTEDAGKKMREEMMKKK from the coding sequence ATGAGATTACGCCTTGTTCTTGCCTTGGCCGCAACCCTGGTGTGCGGAGCCCTCGCCGCAGCCGATCTCACCATCACCTTCAACTCGGTGGCCAAAGGCATGATGGGTGCCGGCGGGACCTCCACCGAGGTCCACTACTACAGCAGCGAATTCAACATGGTGCGCAACGAGAAGGACCGCCGGGACACCCTGGTGGACTTCAAGAACGGCATCTCCTACACCATCGACCACAAGAAGAAACTCATATCCAAGATGAGCTTCGAGGACGCCCTGGCGGCCCTGGACGCGCTCAACGCCGCCCAGCCCGAGGGCATGGGGGCCATGATGGGCGCGATGTTCGGCGACCCCAACGACTTCAAGGTGGACAAGGTGGGCCCCGAGACCGTGGCCGGGCGCTCCTGCACGGCCTGGAACATCAAGGTGGGCAAGCTGGTCATGGCCCTTTCCGCCGACCCCACCCTGAAGATGCCCATCCCCGATGCCGCCTACATGAAGATGGTCCAGTCCCGCGCAGCGCAGTTCGCCAAGGCCGGCCCCATGGGCGCGAGCTTCAAGCGGCTCTACGAGGAGATGGCCAAGATCAAGGGCATCCCCCTCAAGACCCACATGACCGGCATGATGGGCATGGACGTGGCCACCGAGGCCACGAAGATCGAGCAGGGCCCGGTGCCCGCCGCCACCTTCGCCCTCCCCGCGGACTACAGGACCGAGGATGCGGGGAAGAAGATGCGCGAGGAGATGATGAAGAAAAAGTAG
- a CDS encoding sigma-54 dependent transcriptional regulator — MARILVVDDSQETCDLLELLLGEGLGLEVAVVKATRPEDALRHLREGGFDLMLSDINLEASLDGLDLLKAAKPLGVETILLTGFGTLEKALEAVREGAFDFISKPWNNEDLQSLVKRALLMKGSRGGPKDPDTAVDLHQSVMIGSSPKMMEVYRTIASLQNSRTTVLIIGESGTGKELVAQNIHLSSDRKACPFVAINCGALTEGLLESELFGHVKGAFTGAVLDKKGLFEEASGGTIFLDEIGETSLGFQVRLLRVLQEQEVRKVGGNKTVKVDVRVIAASNRDLAAMVKAGKFREDLYYRLCVVEIRVPPVRERFSRDARTGKVLSDIPALMDHFLAECSRKDSQFYRLRADARQQLEAYSWPGNVREMGNIIEHLTQLSRGREITPDDFPEKIRDELRAKGTSIPAAPTPLLELIKDWDHLPTLEELERRYIQVLLKHEHRKSRIADILGKDRTTLYRKLKDLGLAEGPEEGL, encoded by the coding sequence ATGGCCCGGATACTGGTTGTGGATGATTCCCAGGAAACCTGCGACCTCCTGGAGCTGCTCCTCGGGGAGGGCCTCGGCCTGGAGGTGGCCGTGGTCAAGGCCACCCGGCCCGAGGACGCCCTGCGACACCTCAGGGAGGGCGGTTTCGACCTGATGCTTTCGGACATCAACCTGGAGGCCAGCCTGGACGGCCTGGACCTGCTCAAGGCGGCCAAGCCCCTGGGGGTGGAGACCATCCTCCTCACCGGGTTCGGGACCCTGGAGAAGGCCCTGGAGGCCGTGCGGGAAGGCGCCTTCGACTTCATCTCCAAGCCCTGGAACAACGAGGACCTGCAGTCCCTGGTGAAGCGGGCCCTGCTCATGAAGGGTTCCCGCGGCGGGCCTAAGGATCCGGACACGGCCGTCGACCTCCATCAGAGCGTCATGATCGGCTCCAGCCCGAAGATGATGGAGGTCTACCGCACCATCGCCTCGCTGCAGAACAGCCGCACCACGGTGCTGATCATCGGCGAGAGCGGCACCGGCAAGGAGCTGGTGGCCCAGAACATCCACCTGAGCAGCGACCGCAAGGCCTGCCCGTTCGTGGCCATCAATTGCGGGGCCCTCACCGAGGGGCTGCTGGAGTCCGAGCTCTTCGGCCACGTGAAGGGCGCCTTCACCGGCGCCGTCCTGGACAAGAAGGGGCTCTTCGAGGAGGCGTCCGGAGGCACCATCTTCCTGGACGAGATCGGGGAGACCTCCCTGGGCTTCCAGGTGCGGCTCCTGCGGGTCCTGCAGGAGCAGGAGGTGCGCAAGGTGGGCGGCAACAAGACCGTCAAGGTGGACGTGCGGGTCATCGCCGCCAGCAACCGGGACCTTGCCGCCATGGTCAAGGCCGGCAAGTTCCGGGAGGACCTCTACTACCGGCTCTGCGTGGTGGAGATCCGGGTGCCTCCCGTGCGCGAGCGGTTCTCCCGGGACGCGCGCACCGGCAAGGTCCTCTCGGACATCCCCGCCCTCATGGACCACTTCCTGGCCGAGTGCAGCCGCAAGGACAGCCAGTTCTACCGCCTCAGGGCCGACGCGCGCCAGCAGCTGGAGGCCTACAGCTGGCCCGGCAACGTGCGGGAGATGGGCAACATCATCGAACACCTCACCCAGCTGAGCCGGGGCCGGGAGATCACCCCGGACGACTTCCCCGAGAAGATACGGGACGAGCTGCGCGCCAAGGGGACCAGCATCCCCGCCGCCCCCACCCCCCTCCTCGAGCTGATCAAGGACTGGGACCACCTGCCCACCCTCGAGGAGCTGGAGCGGCGCTACATCCAGGTGCTGCTCAAGCACGAGCACCGCAAGAGCCGCATCGCCGACATCCTGGGCAAGGACCGGACGACCCTCTACCGCAAGCTCAAGGACCTGGGCCTGGCGGAGGGCCCGGAGGAGGGACTCTGA
- a CDS encoding response regulator yields the protein MVSITDPRGLITHVNELFCRISKYPVHELVGKDHRILNSGCHEDCFWRNLWETLLSGRVWKGEIKNRAKDGTFYWVDATLAPSFDPAGHLKRFLGIYTEISPWKEAEESLRRAQRLDSLRVMAGGIAHDFNNLLTSILGNCGILTQAYPPESQALPFLDNIEKAVQRAALLTNQMLAFTGRGPWLPILLDLNTFVKGMEKLFEASCPRRIAVRVDVAGEPLLINADPSQLHQILVSLVNNAAEAIGEEREGAITVRAGRHLIDPPGALAFLPQTQMRPGAYAVLEVADSGCGMTDQILSRIFDPFFTTKFTGRGLGLSAVLGILRAWEGGIAVDSVPGGGSVFRVYLPLVEAPEGGEAPEQPASLVLPQGKVLFVDDEPMLRQCASEILMASGFEVVLAEDGLEALECYRTHADAISIIVMDLSMPHLNGVEAATQIRELDPRAKVILSSGYTSEVLAGSLRSLKPDAFLHKPYTMTSLRDAVLQVLLGATPA from the coding sequence ATGGTTTCGATCACGGACCCCCGGGGGCTGATCACCCACGTCAATGAACTTTTCTGCCGGATCAGCAAATATCCGGTCCACGAGCTCGTGGGCAAGGACCACCGGATCCTCAACAGCGGCTGCCACGAGGATTGCTTCTGGCGGAACCTGTGGGAGACCCTGCTGTCCGGCAGGGTCTGGAAGGGGGAGATCAAGAACCGGGCGAAGGACGGCACCTTCTACTGGGTGGACGCCACCCTCGCCCCCTCCTTCGACCCCGCGGGCCACCTGAAGCGGTTCCTGGGGATCTACACGGAGATCAGCCCCTGGAAGGAGGCCGAGGAATCCCTCCGCAGGGCCCAGCGCCTGGACAGCCTGCGGGTCATGGCCGGTGGGATCGCCCATGATTTCAACAACCTGCTGACGTCGATCCTGGGAAACTGCGGAATCCTGACCCAGGCCTACCCCCCGGAAAGCCAGGCCCTGCCCTTCCTGGACAACATCGAGAAGGCCGTGCAGCGGGCCGCGCTTCTCACGAACCAGATGCTCGCCTTCACCGGCCGGGGGCCCTGGCTGCCCATCCTGTTGGACCTCAATACCTTCGTCAAAGGCATGGAAAAGCTGTTCGAGGCCTCCTGCCCCAGGCGCATCGCCGTTCGCGTCGACGTGGCGGGCGAGCCCCTCCTGATCAACGCGGACCCTTCGCAGCTCCACCAGATCCTGGTCAGCCTGGTCAACAACGCGGCCGAGGCCATCGGGGAGGAAAGGGAAGGGGCCATCACCGTACGCGCCGGCCGGCACCTCATCGACCCGCCCGGGGCCCTGGCGTTCCTGCCCCAGACGCAGATGCGGCCCGGAGCCTATGCGGTCCTGGAGGTCGCGGACTCGGGCTGCGGGATGACGGATCAGATCCTTTCGAGGATCTTCGATCCCTTCTTCACCACCAAGTTCACCGGCCGGGGCCTGGGACTGTCGGCGGTGCTGGGCATCCTCCGGGCCTGGGAGGGCGGCATCGCCGTGGACAGCGTTCCCGGAGGCGGATCCGTGTTCAGGGTCTACCTTCCCCTGGTGGAGGCGCCGGAGGGCGGGGAGGCCCCGGAGCAGCCCGCGAGCCTGGTGCTCCCGCAGGGCAAGGTGCTGTTCGTGGACGACGAGCCCATGCTCAGGCAGTGCGCATCGGAGATCCTGATGGCCTCCGGCTTCGAGGTCGTCCTGGCCGAGGACGGCCTCGAGGCCCTGGAATGCTACCGGACCCATGCGGACGCCATCTCCATCATCGTCATGGACCTGTCCATGCCGCACCTCAACGGCGTCGAGGCCGCCACCCAGATCCGGGAGCTGGACCCCCGGGCCAAGGTGATCCTGAGCAGCGGCTACACCAGCGAGGTCCTGGCGGGCTCCCTCCGGAGCCTCAAGCCCGACGCCTTCCTCCACAAGCCCTACACCATGACCTCCCTGCGGGACGCCGTGCTCCAGGTCCTCCTGGGGGCCACGCCGGCATAG